Genomic DNA from Atribacterota bacterium:
ATGTGTGGTGTACCATCGCTCTCATGGGGAGCTCCCCGGATGCTTTTTTCCTAAGGAGGCTGAAAAAACCTACGACCGCTCAATTCGGAAATTTATCGACGTGTATGG
This window encodes:
- a CDS encoding DUF6485 family protein, with translation MSECNLKANLSQCTCTYLSCHRRGKCCECVVYHRSHGELPGCFFPKEAEKTYDRSIRKFIDVYGRG